From Acinetobacter suaedae, one genomic window encodes:
- the scpB gene encoding SMC-Scp complex subunit ScpB gives MSLDQFDSNEGMSLEDIHHDVLLQIEAILFASDSPVSLARLKEAFQNQYNKQQLRQFLQQLAMLQHGRSIELIETAQGFRFQVRAKYRNIIAQVWPERPTKLSPSLLETVAVIAYHQPVTRADIEQIRGVSNNSQILRTLFDWNWIKESGFRNLPGRPALLVTTPQFLNAFGLASLGQLPPLQNAKEAFMTLDAQAPKS, from the coding sequence ATGAGTTTAGATCAGTTTGATTCCAATGAAGGCATGTCATTGGAAGATATTCATCATGATGTTCTACTGCAAATTGAAGCGATATTATTCGCCAGTGACTCACCAGTTTCACTTGCACGACTAAAAGAAGCCTTTCAAAACCAATATAATAAGCAACAATTACGTCAGTTTTTGCAACAACTCGCAATGTTACAACATGGCCGTTCTATTGAATTAATCGAAACAGCTCAAGGTTTCCGTTTTCAGGTACGTGCCAAGTATCGTAATATCATTGCACAAGTTTGGCCTGAACGCCCAACTAAATTATCTCCTTCATTACTCGAAACCGTCGCAGTTATTGCGTATCATCAACCTGTAACACGTGCAGATATTGAGCAAATTCGTGGTGTATCAAATAACAGTCAAATTTTAAGAACACTGTTTGACTGGAACTGGATCAAAGAATCTGGTTTCAGAAATTTACCTGGAAGACCTGCGTTGTTAGTGACAACGCCCCAATTTTTAAATGCATTTGGTTTAGCTTCGCTAGGCCAATTGCCTCCCCTGCAGAACGCCAAGGAAGCTTTCATGACACTCGATGCGCAAGCGCCGAAGTCTTGA
- the rluB gene encoding 23S rRNA pseudouridine(2605) synthase RluB, producing the protein MSEKLQKVLARVGLGSRRYMEEVIAAGRVSINGRIAQVGERIEPGDELRIDGRKVQFQVEDEIRRRVLIYYKPEGEICSRNDPEKRPTVFDHLPQIANDRWVMVGRLDINSTGLLLFTNDGELANRLMHPSNEVEREYAVRVMGEVTPQIRNNMLKGVELEDGPAKFESFSEIGGDGINRWYQVVVKEGRNREVRRIFESQNLKVSRLLRTRYGTVILPRELRTGRWMELDKMDIDNLAKSVELKPRQGTGLFGMAKRRTERMADKPMAARRGGYLRQQRRDDEQPEQRPNGNGGNHNNNGRKTIGFNKGFKKF; encoded by the coding sequence ATGAGTGAAAAATTACAAAAGGTTTTAGCGAGAGTTGGGCTTGGCTCACGTCGCTATATGGAGGAAGTCATTGCTGCTGGTCGTGTCAGCATCAATGGTCGTATTGCCCAGGTTGGTGAACGTATTGAGCCAGGCGATGAACTTCGTATTGATGGACGTAAAGTACAATTCCAAGTAGAAGACGAAATTCGTCGTCGTGTTTTAATTTATTATAAGCCAGAGGGTGAAATTTGCTCACGCAATGACCCTGAAAAACGTCCAACCGTATTTGATCATTTGCCTCAAATCGCCAATGATCGTTGGGTCATGGTCGGTCGCCTCGATATCAACAGTACAGGCTTATTACTATTCACCAATGATGGTGAACTTGCGAACCGTTTAATGCACCCATCAAACGAAGTAGAGCGTGAATATGCAGTACGTGTCATGGGTGAAGTGACACCTCAAATTCGCAATAACATGCTCAAGGGTGTTGAACTTGAAGATGGGCCTGCTAAATTTGAGTCTTTCTCTGAAATTGGTGGCGATGGAATCAACCGTTGGTATCAAGTAGTCGTGAAAGAAGGTCGTAATCGCGAAGTTCGTCGTATCTTTGAATCGCAGAATCTAAAAGTCAGCCGTTTATTACGTACTCGCTACGGAACCGTGATTTTACCGCGTGAGTTACGTACAGGCCGCTGGATGGAACTCGACAAAATGGATATTGATAACTTAGCAAAATCTGTTGAATTAAAACCACGCCAAGGTACAGGTTTATTTGGTATGGCTAAACGTCGTACTGAACGTATGGCGGATAAACCAATGGCAGCACGTCGTGGGGGTTATTTACGTCAACAACGTCGTGATGATGAACAACCTGAACAACGTCCAAACGGCAATGGTGGCAACCATAATAACAATGGTCGTAAAACGATTGGCTTTAATAAAGGCTTTAAGAAGTTTTAA
- a CDS encoding ABC transporter ATP-binding protein: MMSNTNEALLLKVENLKVSFKSENKQWVETVKGISLSIPKNKTVALVGESGSGKSVTSLAVMGLLPKEQSLISEQSRIYFEDKDLLTLSVRELRDICGKDIAMIFQEPMSSLNPVFTVGDQIAEVLRIHLGMGRKQARTRVLELLKEVGIPSAETKIDAYPSQLSGGQQQRVMIAMAIACEPKLLIADEPTTALDVTIQKQIIELLESLRQRHEMSMLFITHDLALVGEIADEVIVMRHGEIRESGETKQVLEQPNDVYTRALLHCRPQLSSRPYRLPVTSDFMKVDNGHLVEEINLSTLHFQERTRGLKGDEKIILDVKDLKKSFYSRKGLWGRDEFQAVKGVSFKLAKGKTLGLVGESGSGKTTIGLLLMRLHEATGGQALIDGKDIFAMSEKEFAKYQRKIQIIFQNPYASLNPRFTIGQILLEPMRIHGIGQDDTERKKIALELLERVSLPAQAYDRYPHEFSGGQRQRIAIARCLTLKPEILICDESVSALDVSVQAQVLNLLQDLQDEFGLSYIFISHDLSVVKYISDQVMVMNHGEVVEIADSDELYLHPQHEYTQKLLSAIPKGIA; this comes from the coding sequence ATGATGTCAAATACAAATGAAGCGCTGTTATTAAAGGTTGAGAATCTTAAGGTCAGTTTTAAATCAGAGAACAAGCAATGGGTTGAGACCGTCAAAGGGATTTCACTTAGCATTCCAAAGAACAAAACGGTTGCTTTGGTTGGTGAATCAGGTAGTGGTAAATCAGTGACTTCATTGGCAGTGATGGGGTTATTGCCAAAAGAACAGAGTCTAATCTCAGAACAGAGTAGAATTTATTTCGAGGATAAAGACTTACTGACGCTATCTGTTCGAGAACTTCGTGACATTTGTGGAAAGGATATTGCGATGATTTTCCAAGAACCGATGTCATCATTAAATCCCGTTTTTACGGTTGGAGATCAAATTGCAGAAGTTTTGCGTATTCACTTAGGTATGGGACGTAAACAAGCTCGCACACGTGTTTTGGAGTTGTTGAAAGAAGTAGGGATTCCATCTGCTGAAACCAAGATCGATGCCTATCCAAGTCAGTTGTCAGGTGGGCAACAACAACGCGTTATGATTGCGATGGCGATTGCCTGCGAGCCTAAACTTTTGATTGCAGATGAACCGACCACCGCTCTGGATGTAACCATTCAAAAACAAATTATTGAACTATTGGAATCTTTGCGTCAACGTCACGAAATGTCGATGTTGTTTATTACTCATGATTTGGCGTTGGTCGGTGAAATCGCTGATGAAGTGATCGTCATGCGTCATGGTGAAATTCGAGAAAGCGGTGAAACTAAACAAGTTTTAGAACAACCAAATGATGTCTATACACGAGCATTGTTACATTGTCGCCCACAACTGTCTTCTCGCCCATATCGTTTACCTGTCACTAGTGATTTTATGAAGGTAGACAATGGGCATCTTGTTGAAGAAATAAACTTGTCAACGCTTCATTTTCAGGAGCGTACGCGTGGACTGAAGGGGGATGAAAAAATCATTTTGGATGTCAAAGATCTGAAAAAATCATTTTATAGTCGTAAAGGATTATGGGGACGTGATGAATTTCAAGCTGTAAAAGGAGTCTCTTTTAAACTGGCAAAAGGAAAAACATTAGGTCTGGTTGGTGAGTCTGGTTCGGGAAAAACGACCATTGGCTTGTTATTGATGCGGTTACATGAGGCAACAGGTGGACAAGCACTTATTGATGGTAAAGATATTTTTGCTATGTCTGAGAAAGAGTTTGCAAAGTATCAACGTAAAATACAGATCATTTTCCAAAATCCTTATGCTTCATTGAACCCAAGGTTTACGATTGGACAAATTCTACTTGAACCAATGCGTATTCATGGGATTGGTCAGGATGATACAGAACGTAAGAAAATTGCTTTAGAGTTGTTAGAGCGCGTAAGTTTACCTGCCCAAGCTTATGATCGTTACCCACATGAATTTTCAGGAGGACAACGTCAGCGCATTGCAATCGCACGTTGCTTAACTTTAAAGCCTGAGATTTTGATTTGTGACGAATCAGTTTCAGCGTTGGATGTTTCTGTACAGGCGCAGGTATTGAACTTACTTCAAGATTTGCAGGATGAGTTTGGTTTAAGTTATATCTTTATTTCTCATGATTTATCGGTGGTGAAATATATTTCAGATCAGGTCATGGTAATGAATCATGGTGAAGTTGTTGAAATAGCCGATTCGGATGAGTTGTATCTGCACCCTCAACATGAATATACGCAGAAATTGTTGAGTGCGATCCCTAAAGGAATTGCCTAA
- a CDS encoding ABC transporter permease, with amino-acid sequence MLSVLLKRKANVQPNTASFGLWRLAVQRLKADRIAMASLLVVLGYFMVLLLSVTGVIASDWNKEVAVSYAPPTFIGADAEDAYPTPVAKQTEALPENPVDPLKDILQELNADIVQQHANNTSIDDYGVIDPLAEDMWAINQQLGGQILDQQQELKTTLAFGADKWGQDVLLKTIKGAETSILVGLLSALLAVVIGTFLGAISGYFGGWIDDVLNWFYNIFTSIPYLLLVLAVAAVLQQKGILSIVLILGLTGWTGVFRLIRAEYMKHKSREYVFAAKAIGVSHFRRMFVHIFPNVSHIALVQISILVVAFIKSEVILSFLGFGVPVGVVSWGSMLNEAQTELILGKWWQLAAASIAMAVLVTAFSMFTDALRDALDPKLK; translated from the coding sequence ATGCTGAGTGTATTATTAAAACGGAAAGCAAATGTTCAACCTAACACTGCATCCTTTGGATTATGGCGTTTGGCTGTACAGCGACTAAAAGCAGATCGTATCGCAATGGCATCATTGCTTGTGGTACTCGGTTATTTCATGGTGTTATTGCTATCGGTTACAGGTGTCATTGCATCCGATTGGAACAAAGAGGTGGCTGTAAGTTACGCACCACCAACGTTTATTGGTGCTGATGCAGAGGATGCTTATCCAACCCCAGTCGCTAAGCAAACGGAAGCTCTGCCTGAAAATCCGGTTGATCCTTTAAAAGATATTCTTCAGGAATTAAATGCTGACATCGTACAACAGCATGCAAACAATACGTCGATTGATGATTACGGTGTAATTGATCCATTAGCTGAAGATATGTGGGCGATCAACCAACAACTCGGAGGACAAATACTCGATCAACAACAAGAATTAAAAACAACTTTGGCATTTGGTGCAGATAAATGGGGACAAGATGTTCTACTCAAAACGATTAAAGGTGCTGAAACATCTATTCTTGTAGGTTTATTATCCGCATTATTAGCAGTTGTAATCGGGACTTTTCTGGGGGCAATCTCTGGCTATTTCGGTGGATGGATAGATGATGTCCTCAACTGGTTCTATAACATTTTTACTTCGATTCCATATTTGTTACTGGTTTTAGCCGTTGCAGCCGTGCTGCAGCAGAAGGGTATTCTTTCGATTGTACTCATTTTAGGGTTAACAGGTTGGACTGGTGTATTCCGACTGATTCGTGCTGAATACATGAAACACAAATCTCGAGAATATGTGTTCGCTGCTAAAGCAATTGGTGTAAGCCATTTCCGCCGTATGTTTGTACATATTTTTCCAAACGTTAGCCATATTGCTTTAGTTCAGATTTCTATCCTTGTTGTCGCTTTTATCAAGTCAGAAGTAATTTTAAGCTTTCTTGGCTTTGGTGTTCCTGTTGGCGTGGTTTCATGGGGCAGTATGTTGAATGAAGCACAAACAGAGTTGATTTTAGGTAAATGGTGGCAATTGGCTGCGGCATCGATTGCGATGGCTGTCTTGGTAACAGCGTTTTCAATGTTTACTGATGCATTACGTGATGCATTAGATCCTAAGTTGAAATAG
- a CDS encoding ABC transporter permease translates to MLAYIIRRIWQMIPTMLGVVLLIFFLFNWVGGDPAYILAGKMSNPEQIENIRQQLGVDQPYYIQLWIFIKQILTFDYGVSWSTGESVSQIITTRLGPSLTILIPLTILQTVISIILALAIASVRGSLTDRMVMMLCTIGMSISILVYIIVFQYFFAYKLGWFPVQGWSDSFNENLFKYALLPILIMLVVSIAPTLRLYRSFILDEVNQDYVRTARAKGVSEQRVYGIHVLRNASIPIVTDVMATLPALLIGAFLIERFFGIPGIGREIIIAVERSDFPVIKAITVYVAAATMFFNLIADLIYKLIDPRVELK, encoded by the coding sequence ATGCTGGCATATATCATACGTCGCATATGGCAGATGATCCCCACAATGCTGGGTGTCGTGCTGCTGATTTTTTTCTTGTTCAATTGGGTGGGGGGCGATCCTGCTTATATTTTGGCAGGAAAAATGTCGAATCCAGAGCAAATTGAAAATATTCGACAACAGTTAGGTGTTGATCAGCCTTATTACATTCAACTTTGGATTTTCATCAAGCAAATTTTGACTTTTGATTATGGCGTGAGTTGGAGTACTGGGGAGTCAGTCTCGCAAATCATAACCACGCGCTTGGGACCATCATTGACGATTTTGATTCCATTGACGATTTTACAAACCGTAATTTCGATCATCTTGGCGTTGGCTATTGCATCTGTACGAGGAAGTTTAACTGATCGTATGGTGATGATGCTTTGTACGATCGGCATGTCGATTAGTATCTTAGTTTATATCATTGTTTTTCAATATTTCTTTGCCTATAAGTTAGGTTGGTTTCCTGTCCAAGGTTGGAGTGATAGCTTCAATGAAAATCTATTCAAGTATGCGTTATTACCTATTCTGATCATGCTTGTTGTGAGTATTGCACCGACTCTAAGACTCTATCGCAGTTTTATTTTGGATGAGGTCAATCAGGATTATGTGCGTACTGCACGTGCCAAAGGTGTGAGTGAGCAACGAGTCTATGGCATACATGTTTTACGTAATGCTTCGATCCCGATTGTGACGGATGTTATGGCGACATTACCTGCTTTGTTGATTGGGGCATTTTTGATAGAACGCTTTTTTGGTATCCCTGGTATTGGTCGAGAGATCATCATTGCTGTTGAGCGTAGTGATTTTCCTGTGATTAAAGCGATAACAGTGTACGTTGCCGCTGCAACCATGTTTTTTAACCTAATTGCGGATCTGATTTATAAGTTAATTGATCCACGTGTAGAGTTGAAATAG
- a CDS encoding M3 family metallopeptidase, with product MKSNTFKLTTLCLLAMGIHQTVMAETTKRQILPTFQAQDIAAMCNTKINEVKKQLKSVETRPLKQNAPAAPVLAEWDRIFAEFEDFYGPIGLYGNVYPDAAVRNAAEDCEVKITQFQTDIFQNPKLYQQFKKLKPSDEIDRKFRQDILDNFEEKGILLTTNQRKRLKEILDELATIEQVYARNVRENPQKLEFSSAELKGLPQSYIDALNKNDKGNYLLGFEYPEYRPFMQLAESDEARKRYQIAFSRRGGEKNLALLKQAIDLRYELAQLFGKSSYAEWVLQNRMAKTPEAVNKFLVEVHTTVAPLERKEVQTLREFKAKTLNIPLQQASIERWSDEYWSEKLRQAKYQIDQEKLREYFPTQATQDWLFAISSDLYGIEFKPVNIVAWQEEVEYYDVIDAKTKQLIGGLYMDKFPREGKYGHAAVWSVFGRSRLTERKPISALVTNFNRKGLNSDELETFVHEFGHALHGILSNTRYASQSGTSVERDFVEAPSQMYEEWARRKETLAKLADFCSPACPRVDDALIAKLNAVHGYGRGLHYARQTLYAQYDMALHGKDALKIQPLDVWKKMEAATALGYVPTTEFPGQFGHIMGGYQVGYYGYMWSEVMALDMLSAFGNNLNNSEVGQRYRETILAQGSQKPAQALVEEFLGRKPSNTAFFNEISGQRIK from the coding sequence ATGAAATCTAATACTTTTAAATTAACGACATTATGTTTATTGGCGATGGGTATTCACCAGACCGTAATGGCTGAAACTACAAAGCGTCAGATATTGCCAACATTTCAAGCTCAAGATATTGCAGCAATGTGCAATACCAAAATCAATGAGGTAAAAAAACAGTTAAAGTCTGTAGAAACGCGACCATTAAAACAAAATGCACCAGCAGCGCCTGTTCTAGCAGAATGGGATCGTATTTTTGCCGAGTTTGAAGATTTTTATGGTCCGATTGGTTTATATGGAAATGTTTATCCAGATGCGGCTGTTCGCAATGCTGCAGAAGACTGCGAGGTTAAAATTACGCAGTTCCAAACAGATATTTTTCAAAACCCAAAACTTTATCAGCAGTTTAAAAAATTGAAGCCATCTGATGAGATTGATCGCAAGTTTCGGCAAGACATCTTAGATAATTTTGAGGAAAAAGGAATTCTGTTGACCACCAATCAACGAAAACGTTTGAAAGAAATTTTGGATGAACTTGCAACAATTGAACAGGTGTATGCAAGAAATGTACGAGAGAATCCTCAAAAGTTAGAATTTAGTTCTGCTGAGTTAAAAGGTTTACCGCAAAGCTATATTGATGCATTAAACAAAAATGATAAGGGGAATTATCTATTGGGGTTTGAATATCCCGAATACCGTCCATTTATGCAGCTTGCTGAAAGTGATGAGGCACGTAAGCGCTATCAAATTGCATTTAGTCGGCGTGGTGGAGAAAAGAATTTAGCATTGCTTAAACAAGCGATTGATTTGCGTTATGAACTAGCACAGCTCTTTGGCAAATCGAGTTATGCAGAATGGGTTTTGCAAAACCGAATGGCAAAAACACCCGAGGCGGTGAATAAATTCTTAGTAGAAGTTCATACAACAGTAGCACCTTTAGAACGAAAAGAAGTTCAGACCTTACGTGAATTTAAAGCTAAAACCTTAAATATTCCATTACAACAAGCCTCGATTGAGCGCTGGAGCGATGAATATTGGAGTGAAAAACTCCGTCAAGCTAAATACCAAATTGATCAAGAAAAATTGCGTGAATATTTTCCTACACAAGCAACTCAAGATTGGTTGTTTGCTATTTCATCTGATTTATATGGTATTGAATTTAAACCTGTAAATATAGTGGCTTGGCAAGAAGAAGTAGAGTATTACGATGTTATCGATGCAAAAACAAAGCAATTAATTGGCGGGTTGTACATGGATAAATTTCCCCGTGAAGGGAAGTATGGACATGCTGCTGTTTGGAGTGTTTTCGGGCGGAGTCGTTTAACTGAGCGGAAACCAATTTCAGCTCTGGTCACCAATTTTAATCGAAAGGGGCTGAACAGTGATGAGCTTGAAACCTTTGTACATGAGTTTGGACATGCGCTCCATGGCATCTTATCGAATACTCGTTATGCATCACAATCTGGCACTTCAGTAGAGCGAGATTTTGTTGAAGCACCATCACAAATGTATGAAGAGTGGGCGAGACGTAAAGAAACTCTTGCAAAACTCGCAGATTTTTGTAGTCCTGCTTGCCCACGTGTGGATGATGCCTTAATCGCAAAATTAAATGCGGTTCATGGTTATGGACGGGGGCTACATTATGCCCGCCAAACTTTATATGCACAGTATGACATGGCATTGCATGGTAAGGATGCTTTGAAAATACAACCATTAGATGTTTGGAAAAAGATGGAAGCTGCAACTGCACTTGGCTATGTGCCGACTACAGAGTTTCCAGGCCAGTTTGGTCATATTATGGGAGGCTACCAAGTTGGTTACTACGGCTATATGTGGTCTGAAGTTATGGCCTTAGATATGCTGTCAGCCTTTGGTAATAATTTGAACAATTCCGAGGTAGGACAGCGTTATCGTGAAACTATTTTAGCTCAAGGTAGCCAAAAACCAGCACAAGCTTTAGTTGAGGAGTTTCTAGGACGTAAGCCTAGTAACACTGCTTTTTTCAATGAAATTTCAGGTCAACGGATTAAATAA
- a CDS encoding ABC transporter substrate-binding protein yields the protein MKQNFKLSLKYFSLAICVGIVISSTVTFVHAKSPADPNKVLRYVFPVAETGFDPAGVHDLYSAHVNGSIFETLYTYDYLASPATLVPRTAVALPEVSADGLTYTIRLQKGIYFVDDPVFKGKKRELTSFDYAYTFKRLLDPNLHSPNSWLLDGRILGMDAIQKQAQKTGKFNYDQPIVGLQTPDRYTLVIHLTRPDPNFPMLLAHQPAGAVAREVIEKYRNKAGFAMGHPVGTGPYMLARWTPGSRIVLKANPDFRSFVWNFKASSIEDHKIVQAMQGKQMPQIGVIDIQVMEEGQSRWLSFSKDEVDLFQLDGELTVQALQNGELKPELVKKGVQLSRIVDPSIDYHYWNMQNPVVGGLSKDKIALRRAIAMAFSADNYINILQKGDSKKLQAPIPEGIVGYNPNYKSSTPYSVKAANLLLDRYQYKVGANGWRTLPNGKPLVIEMTVSGNSLRSQQQAEFWKKILDSLKIQMTTQSLPFSEALKLEKQCKTMFKASAWVADYPDADNFMQLFYSKNIRVTNNSCMNIPEFDRLYEQTQKMIPGPERDVLYQKMSRILEVYMPVQVIGARYRNILAQPRVIGFKKHPILPAEWMYIDIDMKK from the coding sequence TTTTAAACTTTCATTGAAATATTTCAGTTTGGCAATTTGTGTGGGAATCGTCATAAGTTCTACAGTAACTTTTGTTCACGCGAAAAGTCCAGCCGATCCAAATAAAGTATTACGTTATGTTTTTCCTGTTGCAGAAACAGGTTTTGATCCTGCAGGTGTGCACGATTTGTATTCGGCACATGTGAATGGTTCAATTTTTGAGACTTTATATACCTATGATTATTTAGCCTCACCTGCAACGTTAGTCCCTCGTACAGCTGTTGCTTTACCTGAGGTAAGTGCAGATGGACTGACTTATACCATTCGATTACAAAAGGGCATCTATTTTGTCGATGACCCAGTGTTCAAGGGTAAAAAGCGTGAGCTCACGTCTTTTGATTATGCATACACCTTTAAACGTCTACTAGATCCGAACCTGCATTCACCAAACAGTTGGCTGTTGGATGGTCGTATCTTGGGGATGGATGCCATACAGAAGCAAGCTCAAAAGACTGGAAAATTTAATTATGATCAGCCAATTGTGGGTTTGCAGACGCCTGATCGATATACGTTGGTGATTCATCTCACACGACCAGATCCAAATTTTCCAATGCTACTCGCACACCAACCTGCTGGTGCTGTTGCCAGAGAAGTGATTGAAAAATATCGAAACAAAGCTGGTTTCGCGATGGGACATCCCGTGGGCACAGGTCCTTATATGTTGGCACGTTGGACACCTGGGTCACGAATTGTTTTAAAAGCCAATCCTGATTTTCGGAGTTTTGTTTGGAACTTTAAAGCGAGTTCTATTGAAGATCACAAAATTGTTCAAGCTATGCAGGGCAAACAAATGCCGCAAATTGGTGTGATCGATATTCAAGTCATGGAAGAAGGCCAATCTCGTTGGTTATCTTTTAGCAAAGATGAGGTTGATTTATTTCAGCTCGATGGTGAGTTGACTGTTCAAGCTTTGCAGAATGGAGAGTTGAAGCCGGAGTTGGTGAAGAAAGGTGTGCAATTGTCTCGCATCGTTGATCCATCGATTGACTATCATTATTGGAATATGCAGAACCCTGTGGTTGGAGGGCTATCCAAAGACAAAATTGCGCTTCGACGTGCAATTGCGATGGCTTTTTCTGCTGATAACTATATCAATATCTTGCAAAAAGGTGATTCTAAAAAGTTACAAGCCCCAATCCCTGAGGGGATAGTTGGTTACAACCCGAATTATAAATCGAGCACACCTTATTCGGTCAAAGCAGCAAATCTATTATTAGATCGCTATCAATACAAAGTTGGTGCAAATGGCTGGAGAACATTACCAAATGGTAAGCCTTTAGTCATCGAAATGACCGTCAGTGGGAATAGCCTGCGTAGCCAACAACAAGCCGAATTCTGGAAGAAAATTCTGGATAGTCTCAAGATTCAGATGACGACACAATCTTTACCATTTTCAGAAGCACTGAAGTTGGAAAAGCAATGTAAAACCATGTTTAAAGCTTCTGCTTGGGTCGCAGATTATCCAGATGCAGATAATTTCATGCAGTTGTTTTATAGCAAAAATATTCGTGTGACGAACAATAGTTGCATGAATATTCCTGAATTTGACCGTCTTTATGAACAAACTCAAAAAATGATACCCGGTCCAGAGCGTGATGTTTTATATCAGAAAATGTCTCGGATTCTGGAAGTTTATATGCCTGTACAAGTGATAGGTGCACGTTATCGAAATATTTTGGCGCAACCTCGAGTGATTGGTTTTAAAAAGCATCCAATTCTTCCTGCGGAATGGATGTATATCGACATTGATATGAAGAAATAG